The genomic stretch ACCAGGCCCGGGGCGACAGCCGCCGGACCAAGTTTATCGGGCGGGCCAAGGGTTACCACGGCATGGGCTTTGGCGGGCTGTCGGTGTCGGGTATCGGCCGGCAGAAACGTGAGTTTGGCCCGCTGCTGGGGGAGGTGTCACACCTGCCGCTGCCTTATGACGCGCAGATGCGTTTCAGCGCGGGACTGCCACAGCACGGCGCCAGTTACGCCGATGCGTTGTCACAACTGCTGGAGATCCAGGACCCGAGCAGCGTGGCCGCGGTGATCGTTGAGCCAGTGACAGGCTCCGGCGGTGTCTACCCGCCGCCCCAGGGGTACTTGCAACGCCTGCGCGAGATTTGCACCCGGCACGGCGTGCTGTTGATTTTCGACGAAGTGATTACCGGCTTTGGCCGTGTCGGGGCCAGCTTCGCCGCGCAAGCCTTCGGCGTGACACCGGACCTGATCACCACGGCGAAAGGCCTGACCAACGGCGCCGTACCCATGGGCGGTGTGCTGGTCAGCGGCGCGGTGTATGAAGCGTTCATGGCCGGGCCAACCAATGTCATCGAGCTGATGCACGGCTACACCTATTCGGCGCATCCATTGGCGTGTGCGGCCGGGTTGGCGACCATCGAGTTGCATCGTGAATTGGGCATCAATCAACACGTCAACGCGGTCAGCGGGCTCTGGCAGTCCGCC from Pseudomonas sp. S04 encodes the following:
- a CDS encoding aminotransferase class III-fold pyridoxal phosphate-dependent enzyme, which gives rise to MNDLSNPSGSRSSAFWAPFTPMRQFQQQPMMFASADGMYYTTTDGRRVLDAMAGLWCVNAGHGQAKIVEAIREAAGRLDFVSSFKMSHPHALEMAERLIEISPAGIEQVFFTNSGSEAVDTSLKIARAYHQARGDSRRTKFIGRAKGYHGMGFGGLSVSGIGRQKREFGPLLGEVSHLPLPYDAQMRFSAGLPQHGASYADALSQLLEIQDPSSVAAVIVEPVTGSGGVYPPPQGYLQRLREICTRHGVLLIFDEVITGFGRVGASFAAQAFGVTPDLITTAKGLTNGAVPMGGVLVSGAVYEAFMAGPTNVIELMHGYTYSAHPLACAAGLATIELHRELGINQHVNAVSGLWQSAALTLRGVGPVLDVRTVGLLCAVELEPRPGAAGARGSEVAQWCFEHGVLVRGSGDTIVISPPLVISPQEIAQVFDTLADALQQVA